A region of Toxorhynchites rutilus septentrionalis strain SRP chromosome 1, ASM2978413v1, whole genome shotgun sequence DNA encodes the following proteins:
- the LOC129762980 gene encoding homeotic protein empty spiracles-like — translation MPTLQPRIGFSIDSIVGNSTPKSPPHLIKKVEHSQRSPSPQSYSVRLNRLQSLSPPHNYSITRLPESPQSIESQNRLELHPTTSPALQARLTPDDLLPTGKRPRSSSPPPSPSGSIPNGAHMGGPGPIMVPGLPAGLVRPFPVSPPQHPAPQQNPDIKTLPPFMHTPEMVQAAHNQHFLAAQFQAAALAHAQAGQPFPPHPAAAHMHNPNLPPRDSYPLYPWLLSRHGRGVFPIGFPGNYLIPFRKSKRVRTAFSPSQLLKLEHAFESNHYVVGAERKQLAQNLNLSETQVKVWFQNRRTKHKRMQQEEGKSGGESSDPNRSTSSPASGSCPEEDEEDEFIDMDDCPSDEENMHHNA, via the exons ATGCCGACGCTTCAACCCCGTATAGGATTTAGCATTGACTCTATAGTGGGGAACAGTACTCCCAAGTCGCCGCCACATCTGATAAAGAAAGTGGAGCATTCGCAGCGATCCCCGAGTCCGCAGTCCTATTCGGTACGACTGAACAGGCTGCAGAGTCTCTCGCCGCCCCATAACTACAGCATAACCCGCCTGCCGGAATCACCACAGAGCATCGAGTCGCAAAATCGCTTGGAACTGCACCCCACGACAAGTCCTGCGCTACAAGCTAGACTGACACCGGATGATCTACTACCAACCGGCAAGAGACCACGCAGTTCCTCGCCACCACCGTCACCCTCTGGTTCGATACCCAACGGTGCCCATATGGGTGGGCCAGGTCCCATCATGGTACCCGGACTTCCCGCAGGATTGGTACGACCGTTTCCCGTGAGTCCTCCCCAGCACCCAGCACCACAACAGAATCCTGACATCAAGACTCTGCCACCCTTCATGCATACCCCCGAGATGGTACAAGCAGCCCACAATCAGCACTTTCTTGCCGCACAGTTCCAAGCAGCTGCCCTCGCCCATGCCCAGGCAGGACAACCCTTCCCACCGCACCCGGCAGCTGCCCATATGCACAACCCAAATCTTCCCCCGCGGGACAGCTACCCTCTGTACCCATGGCTACTAAGCCGCCACGGTCGTGGTGTGTTCCCCATCGGATTCCCAGGCA ACTACCTTATCCCATTCCGCAAATCGAAACGCGTTCGAACTGCGTTCTCGCCCTCGCAACTCCTGAAACTGGAACACGCCTTCGAGAGCAACCACTACGTAGTCGGAGCGGAGCGCAAGCAGCTTGCCCAGAACCTCAACCTCTCCGAAACTCAG GTTAAGGTATGGTTCCAGAACCGACGCACGAAGCACAAGCGCATGCAGCAGGAGGAGGGCAAATCGGGGGGCGAATCGAGCGACCCGAACCGCTCGACCTCGAGTCCGGCGTCCGGAAGCTGCCCGGAGGAGGACGAAGAGGACGAATTCATCGATATGGACGACTGCCCAAGCGACGAAGAGAACATGCACCACAATGCGTGA